The proteins below come from a single Staphylococcus sp. MI 10-1553 genomic window:
- the cntD gene encoding staphylopine uptake ABC transporter ATP-binding protein CntD, with protein sequence MAEQVMRVEDLTLIDGHTNHVLVHHFNLTLHRGEVIAIIGESGSGKSMTCKALLGLNDRNIQMSGEIWFQGKALHDASEADFRKIRGRRIAMIMQQGATAFNPSFTVGAQLTMMLKQHRPMSSQQQKATLQHYFDMLGLRDFERILKSYPHQLSGGMLQRLMIILALALQPDIIIADEPTTALDAITQYEVIEELREVKEKIGCAMLFVSHDLAVVKSIADQVIVMRNGDVVESGSAHQLFIQPQHAYTQFLIAARDRVTRYYKSLRGDASC encoded by the coding sequence ATGGCAGAACAAGTCATGCGTGTGGAAGATTTAACGCTCATTGACGGTCATACGAATCATGTCCTCGTCCATCACTTTAATTTAACGTTACATCGTGGTGAGGTCATTGCGATTATCGGTGAAAGTGGCAGCGGTAAATCGATGACGTGTAAAGCATTACTGGGACTGAACGACCGTAATATTCAGATGAGCGGTGAAATTTGGTTCCAAGGAAAAGCACTTCATGATGCGTCTGAAGCGGACTTTCGAAAAATTAGAGGACGACGTATTGCGATGATTATGCAACAAGGTGCGACAGCTTTTAACCCTTCGTTTACAGTTGGCGCACAGTTGACGATGATGTTGAAGCAACACCGTCCCATGTCGTCACAACAACAGAAAGCGACGTTACAACATTATTTTGACATGCTCGGTTTACGAGATTTTGAGCGTATTTTAAAGTCATATCCACATCAATTGTCAGGGGGGATGTTGCAACGGTTAATGATTATATTAGCACTAGCACTCCAACCGGACATCATTATTGCGGATGAGCCGACCACCGCGCTCGATGCAATTACTCAGTATGAAGTGATTGAAGAATTGCGTGAGGTAAAAGAAAAAATCGGTTGTGCCATGCTGTTTGTCTCACATGACTTAGCGGTAGTGAAGTCGATTGCGGACCAAGTCATAGTGATGCGCAATGGTGATGTCGTGGAGTCAGGCTCAGCGCATCAATTGTTTATACAACCACAACATGCGTATACACAATTTTTGATTGCAGCACGAGATCGTGTGACGCGTTATTACAAATCATTGCGAGGTGATGCGTCATGTTAG
- the cntC gene encoding staphylopine uptake ABC transporter permease subunit CntC, which yields MIVFQRLLKDTGAKWALAIIAVYILLGICAPIVTPYDPNAVNIDDKFAGMSFAHWFGTDHLGRDILTRLIFALRPSFLLILFALACSVLIGTLLGFISGYFGRWVDALVMRICDVMLSFPTYVMTLALIGVLGIGLKSIIVALIITRWAWFCRIIRTSVMQYRNSDDVKFARTIGLSHARIIMTHILPRTLADIAIISTSSMVSMILQISGFSFLGLGVKAPTAEWGMMMNEARKVMFSHPELMFAPGIAIIVIVLAVNFLSDALQIAIDPKLSQQQMKQRIKKGWI from the coding sequence ATGATTGTCTTTCAAAGGTTATTAAAAGATACAGGCGCAAAATGGGCATTGGCAATCATTGCTGTTTATATTTTACTCGGTATTTGTGCACCAATTGTGACGCCTTATGATCCAAATGCTGTGAATATCGATGACAAATTTGCCGGCATGTCATTTGCACACTGGTTCGGGACGGATCATTTAGGACGAGATATTTTAACACGCTTAATTTTTGCGTTACGGCCGAGCTTTTTACTCATTTTATTCGCATTGGCATGTTCAGTGTTGATTGGGACGCTATTAGGCTTTATTTCTGGCTACTTTGGACGCTGGGTCGATGCACTTGTGATGCGTATTTGCGATGTGATGTTATCTTTTCCTACATATGTGATGACGCTAGCTTTAATCGGTGTACTCGGCATTGGGCTAAAAAGTATTATCGTTGCACTCATCATTACGCGCTGGGCATGGTTTTGCCGAATTATCCGCACAAGTGTGATGCAATATCGCAACTCAGATGATGTGAAATTTGCACGTACGATAGGCCTGTCACATGCACGGATTATTATGACACACATTTTGCCGCGAACTTTAGCGGATATTGCGATTATTTCAACGAGTTCAATGGTGTCGATGATTTTACAAATTTCAGGCTTTTCATTTTTAGGATTAGGCGTTAAAGCACCGACAGCAGAATGGGGGATGATGATGAATGAAGCACGTAAAGTGATGTTCAGTCACCCTGAGTTGATGTTTGCGCCAGGTATAGCGATTATCGTCATTGTTTTAGCGGTGAACTTTTTATCCGATGCTCTCCAAATTGCAATCGATCCGAAATTGTCGCAACAACAAATGAAACAACGTATTAAGAAAGGGTGGATATAA